The following are encoded together in the Anopheles nili chromosome 3, idAnoNiliSN_F5_01, whole genome shotgun sequence genome:
- the LOC128727174 gene encoding trans-1,2-dihydrobenzene-1,2-diol dehydrogenase-like, translating into MSSPLRWGIASAGKISHDFANALGTLPATDHRMVAVAARKQADADKFATQHAIGTAHEGYEALAKNPDVDVVYIGAVNNAHYELGLLMLDHGKHVLCEKPLCMNEAQSRRLVQRATERGRFLMEAIWSRFFPHYGLVRERIERGALGEIREVDVEFGFVLSDVDRLRLKSLGGGTVLDLGVYTIQVCLWAFGGQAPNKVVASGEMNAEGVDVEVTAELHFPGGGIGRMKTSALRQLRNTAIVKGSKASMTLHDFWCPLKLTDTDGSVREDTLPVARCPFNFQNSCGLRYEAEEVRQCIAAGRLQSASVTHEDSLLIARIQDEIRKQVGVVFPQDAQFAS; encoded by the exons CTGGGGCATCGCGAGTGCCGGTAAGATTTCGCACGATTTCGCGAACGCTCTCGGAACGCTTCCGGCAACGGACCACCGGATGGTTGCCGTGGCCGCTCGGAAACAAGCGGACGCGGACAAGTTCGCTACCCAACACGCCATCGGAACGGCACACGAGGGTTACGAGGCACTGGCCAAGAACCCGGATGTCG ATGTCGTTTACATCGGTGCGGTCAACAACGCGCACTACGAGCTCGGGTTGCTGATGTTGGACCATGGCAAGCACGTCCTGTGTGAGAAGCCACTGTGTATGAACGAGGCCCAATCGCGCCGGTTAGTGCAACGGGCAACCGAACGTGGTCGCTTTCTGATGGAAGCGATCTGGTCGCGCTTTTTCCCACACTACGGGCTGGTGCGGGAACGCATCGAGCGTGGGGCGTTGGGTGAGATCCGCGAGGTGGACGTTGAGTTTGGGTTCGTCCTGTCCGATGTCGATCGCTTGCGGCTGAAGAGTTTGGGCGGTGGAACCGTGCTGGATCTGGGCGTGTACACCATCCAGGTGTGTTTGTGGGCGTTTGGTGGCCAGGCACCGAACAAGGTGGTGGCGTCCGGTGAGATGAACGCTGAGGGTGTTGATGTGGAGGTAACGGCTGAGCTGCATTTTCCCGGAGGCGGTATTGGGCGGATGAAAACGAGCGCTTTGCGTCAGCTGAGAAACACCGCCATCGTGAAGGGCAGCAAGGCGAGCATGACG CTGCACGATTTCTGGTGCCCACTGAAGCTGACCGACACGGATGGATCGGTGCGGGAGGACACTCTGCCGGTGGCTCGGTGCCCGTTCAACTTCCAGAATAGCTGCGGTTTGCGGTACGAGGCGGAAGAGGTGCGCCAGTGCATCGCCGCTGGTCGGTTGCAGTCGGCGTCGGTGACGCACGAGGATAGCTTGCTCATCGCCCGGATTCAGGACGAAATTCGGAAGCAAGTCGGCGTTGTCTTCCCGCAGGATGCCCAATTCGCTTCGTAA